From the Balearica regulorum gibbericeps isolate bBalReg1 chromosome 11, bBalReg1.pri, whole genome shotgun sequence genome, the window TCCGTTGGGCTTTTTCTCACAGCCATCGATACTCCCGGGTGGAGAGCCGTCCCCCCGGCTGAAGTCAAACCTGGCGCTGGCGTCTACGGCCAGGTGAGCGCTTTGGGAGCTCGCCAAAGGGCGAGGCTGCGagtccctgctcccctccaaaGGGCTTTCCAGCTGCGCCCCGCCGCCCTTGGCGCACGCGGCACCGCTCAGCCCGTCGTGGGTCTTACACTTGGTGAGGCCCTTTTTGGAGCCTGCCTTCCCCTGGCCTTTGCTTCTGCCTCCAAAGAAACTGGGCAGCGTACAGatgctcctcttccctccaaaCAGCTTGAAAGCCGTTTTCTTCAGCTTGCCGGCGGGCGGCTGAGGCTGCTGCGGCTCCGCGGCCGCGACGGAGTCGTCGCCCCGCTCGGGCAGCCGGTCCCCGTCCTCCTCCGGCCGCTGGTCGCATCCCTCCCGCTGCCCGCGGGCCACCGACTGCGACCTGCTGCGGGCGGGCTCCTCCGCGCAGCCCGTTTCCATGGCAGCCGGTCGGTTTGGGTGCGTCTAGCTGGAAACGATGACTTTGGTAGCTGAGTCCTCTTCTGGGCGTGGAGATGGAAGCATGACAGCTGATCTAAAGCcaagagaaaggggagagaggTGAGGAGACGGCAGCGGACGGTGCGGAGCCAGAGGCAAAGGTGTCCTGAGGTGAAGAGCTTCGTCACCTGCTTGAACTGCAAAACCCTCCATGGCCCCTCGGCTCCCTGCACTCCTGAAAGCTGGGCAAAAAACCGCCCCGATGCTGAAATTTGCCAGTTTGCAAGCGCAGGACAACCTCGTCTCTCCATTTGGCCACATCCCCGCTGCTTGGGGACAGGCAGGTCTGACCCCTGGGCCACCTCGTTCCGACCCCTTCAGACTCCCGGCCCTTTTGCCACCGGGGCGATCACCCAAATGACGGCCTCTGGCTCCGGCAACCCGACAGCAAGGTAAGACTTATTTTTGTTCCTCGTTATCCAAGGAAGACCGCAGCATTGCTTTGCCTCTGTGATTAATGATAATCCCTGGTGTTCACCCGCTCCCGGTGGGCAAaccctccttcccacccccaaaCCGGGCCTTTCTGGGTCTGCCCAAGAGCCCTTCGGGAGCCCCAGATGCCTCCGAAGCCTCTCTGGAGCACCGCTGGGCTTTTTTTGgcgtctctctctctctctctccagagaTCTGGTCCGAGAGGCCTGAAGGAAAATCACAGGCATGTACCTGTACACGCAGACTGCTTGAAAAGTGAACGGGGGATGAAATGGAACAGAAAGAAGATTTCAACAATTCCATTTGAAATTTGTTTCCCACGTCAGCGCTGGCACCATCAGACACTGCCGTGACCACGCCGACGCTCGGAAAAGCCACCGAGGGCAAACGCCCCCGCCCAGACAACGGGAAAACGGGGGTTTCAGCCCCCAAGCCCCAGCACGGCACTAACAGGCACCATTTCGTCCCGCTCAGCTTCCCGGGGCGGCCGAGGCCAGGCTGAGGCAGAGCGGGGCAGCAGGGCGGCCCGTGTGGGGCCCGCGGTGCCCCCGAAGGACACGGCCGGGCGGCCGCTCCGTGGAGCCGGGGCCCTGCCAGGCGCCTCCCCGCCCGCGTCCTGCCGAGCTCGGGCCCCGCGGCAGGGAAGGCAGCGAGgggccccgctccgcccggcccggcccgccggcTCCGCCAACTTCTGGGAGCGCCGCGAGGACGCGCGGCCGCCTCAGCGCTCCCAGGCGGGACGACGAGGCGGCCCTGAGGAGGCGGAGGCCGAGGCCAAGGAGCCCGCCCGGCGGCAACGGCGGCCCGCTGGGGCTgggaccggggccggggccggggccggggctggggctggggctggggctgggaccgCGGCTgggaccggggccggggcgggggctgggaccggggccgggaccggggctggggccggggctgggacCGGGCTGGGGCCAGGGCCCGCTCGCCGTCCCCCGGGAAGCCGCGCGccgtcccccccgtccccggcACTTACCGGCTGCGCGGGGCGGCGCCAGCCCGCGGGGGGAGGGCGCGGAGCGGGGGCCGGGGGTGTGCGCGGCCCGacccgccgcccgcccgggccGGCCCAGGCCGCGGGCAAGTGGCCGCCGGGGCAGCGGGTCCGCCCGGCGCGGCCGGCAGGGGCGGGGCCTCTGcggcggagggggcggggcctccGCCCGCGGGGCGCGGCTGCCGTGACGTCCGGCGGGGGCGCGGCCGTGACGCTGTCGCCCGCGGgggaggcggggcggggcgcgggccGTGCTGGCCCACGCGCGGGGGCgtggccggggcggggggcgatGGCGTGACGTGCGCGTGACGGGTGTGCGTGACAGTGAGTGTGACGCCCGGCCGCTGCCGCGCCCTGCGCTCTGCTGTCACCCCACGTGGGcgtcactgctgctgctgctgctgctgctgcgtgtCACCCACGGCCAGCTCCCACCCACCGTTCCCCACCCGGCTCCTGCCCGCCCATTGCCCGCCCATTGCACGCCCTTTGCCCGCTCATTGCACACCCATTGCACGCCCTTTGCCCGCTCATTGCACACCCATTGCACGCCCAGCTCCCACCCACTGCACACCCACCCATTGCACACCCATGTCACACCCAGCTCACACCCAACTCCCACCCACCCTTGCACACCCATTGCACACCCAGCTCCCACCCACCCTTGCACACCCATTGCACACCCATTGCACGCCCAGCTCCCACCCACCCTTGCACGCCCGCAGCCGAGCGCCCCGGCAGTGAAGACACCTCCCCGTGTTGGCAGCCCAGACCCCGGAAGCCCCCCGGGTCCCCACGGCCGCCCACGGGCCCCACGCGGGTGTGACAGCACGGCCCCCCCGTGCAGAGGTGACACCCTCCGTCGGGGGCGATCCCGGCCAGGCGTGCCGAGAGGGCCCTGCGGGGAgccgcccccccagccctccgTTCGACCATTGCTCCGTCAGCGGGTGGGGAGGGAGCCCCGGCGGGAGGACGGGCGCTGCGGGTGCGTCGCAGCCCCACAGCCGGAGCTGCTCCAAGCCCTTCGCCCCTCCGGGCGCTCCCTCCGCTACGCCCACGTCTCTTCCCCGGGAGAGCCCGGAGCTGGGCCCAGCGCTTCTCCTCTTGAACTTCAAGCGGGGCATCAAGCCGGGGCTCAGGCCCTGCCCGTCCCTCCCCCAAGGAGAGGTGTTTGTCCCTTCTGCCGCCCTGGTTCCTCCCGCCTGtcatcccccccatccccccggAGAAGTGGGCTGGAGAGGAGCGACTCCCATGACTCcgccagccccttcccagccacCCCACCACCTCCTGGCAGGGTGATTCCCACCGCCTTGTCCAGGCTAATTCGAAGCCCTAATGCTCCCCTCGGGGGATGCCCCACAGCCTAATTAATAGATGCTCATTAACAGATTCCACAACATTCCAAACGAGCCTACAAATACCAGGAAACCACGCCTGCGTTGGCCGAAGAGCAGTCCTGGGAGCTCCTGCAGAGCACTTCCGTTAGGGTAGGGTGGACTCAACCACAGGGGACGCGTTCTGCTGCATCCCAAAAGCGGTCCAGAGCACCACGGGCGCCGAGCTGCCGAGGAGCGGCGCGGTTTATCCGTCAGCTCCTGGCTGCGGGAAGAACGAGCAAGGCTCCTCCAGCCACCACCGCCGGCGGTTGTCCCCGTCACTGGTGCCGAGAGCCGGAGGGACGCGCCGAAGGCAGGAGCGGCTGGCCGGTGCCCCGCTCCGAGCTCAGCCTGAAACTCCCCGCCTGCGGCGTTCCCCTGTGTCCCTCCCGACCGCTTCAGGTAAAGGGGTATTTCACCAAACGGGTCACGCCGGTTAAGAAGAATAGGagcaacatttttaatttaaaccaaaccaaaccaaacccaaaaacccaaccctgccCCGCCACAACATGAGCCGCTTTGGAGACGAGTGAGGTGACGTTtaaaggcagagctgggagacGAGAGCCGGGGGCTCCGGGGGCTCCGGCCACTTACCCCAGCTGAGGTCCCCCCTGTTTTCAGAGAGGAACCGCTTTTGGGAGACACCTCGTAAGCCAAAATGATTCTGCAACCAGAAATTCACGGCGGTTTCACGCTGCGCAGATGTCGGAGCGGCTTTTAATTCACGTGCTCGGCGCACGTACGGGGCGGGCGTCTCTCGGGGCGGGTTGCGCATCACGGCTGATGGCGGAGGTAGTTGGCCAGGACCGTCGGGATCTCCAGCTCGCTGAGGGCGTGCGGGCGGCCAGCCTGCCTCAGGAGCCGTCTCATGGCCAGCCGAGACTGAGACATCAAGGACTTGGGATGAGCTGcggaaggagagggaggaaaaacgAGATGATCACCTTCAAGACACAAAACCCCGCTCCTCTCCAGCCCGGGATTATGCTACGTGAAGGCACACGGATAGACCGACGCCGAACGTCTTTGCCAGGGCTGGTTAGACTGCGGGCTCAGCCGCGGGCTTCGTGGCACACGTTTCACGGGAGCCGAGCGTGCTGAGATGAGATCTTCCACCCTCACACAGACACACGCCCGGTTTCCCTGGGCATGGGCGGTGCGGGAGAGCCAGAGTTGAGCGGCGGAAAGGAGAGGAACggtgaaaagcagcttttaaccCAACGGATTCGCACTGAGTGGAAAAACCGGGCTGCAGAAATCCCCGCGTGCTCCCGTCCAGCCCCCACCCCAGCGAGGACCCGCGTCGAAAGCAGCTTCTTTAGCAAGCGCCTGGAAACGTTCACGAGAAGCAGACGCTGCGGTGAGTCCAAGAGGGACGATAGCCACGTAAGCGTACGTGGTGGCCGCCCAGAGTCACACCCCAGGCCCAAAGGAAGGTAGCCTGCCTCCAGCCGCAGCCAGCAGTGGAAACTGGGGATATTTGGTGGGTATTTGGCAGAAACAAGCCCTCCCGTGACAGCCTCCCCCCATACCCCAGCAACGTGTTTTAGGAGTTCCCTGCGGTGGCGCGTGTACCCAGGCTATCAGATTTAACGACCGGTGGTGGACCTGTTCTCCATAACCTGGTGATGTCCTTCTCTTGCCGCGTTCAGTATGGGAGacgggattttttttttttttggcctgaaCACAGCAGTCGTTgcgggagagggaggaagaagagtgaAATAGTGATAATACTCGAGGGTTTAAGACCGGAGAGACCCACGCGCTCAAGCGATGCTGCAAAGGGAGTCAAAGCTCGTAGGAAAGCCTGGGTAAGGCTGTTGAGAAGCAAAGGTAAAGGGAGCAAGAATCTGAAGGAACTTGTACCCAAACGAGCAAAATTAGCGCTCGTTCGCAGCCCCGGGGCCACGCACCCAGATTACCTCTcgcctgcagcagcagctccagaccCTTGCTGCGGGGTGCCGTCTCGTCTGCCGCGAGGTTGGGCAGGTACACGTTGGCTCCAAAGTCAATGAGGAGCTGGATGAACTCGCTCCTGCAGCCGTGCCTCAGGCAGGTTTCCAGCAGAGTCTTGGGCTCCTTGATCTGGGCAATCACCCTCTCCTCCGTGCAGTTATAGTCGGGATCGGCGCCGTAAAGCAACAGCGTCTTAAAGCACTCCAGATGCCCGTACGCGGCGGCAAGGTAGAGGGGACCGGAACAAGCCACCGAGTTGGCGGCCCACTCGGGCAACCTCGCTTGAACGTTGGTTTCGGCGCCGTGGTCCAGAAGCTGCCGCAGGATGTCCACGTCCCCGTCCCTCGCGGCGATGAGCAGCGGCGAGCAGTTGTTGTAGATGCTGCCGGCGGGACTGGCCCCCGCGTCCAGGAGGACCTTCACGCATTCCCGGTGGCCGTTGCTGACGGCCATGAAGAGCGGGGTTTGAGCCTTCACGTCCAGGCTGTCCACCTCCGCCCCGTGGGCCAAGAGGACCTTCACGCTCCTGACACGGCCCCACGTGGCGGCCAGGCGCAGCGGGGTGCTGGGTACCCCCCAGCCGCTCCTGCGGTTGATGAACCTCTTGTACCTGTCTTGGCACAAGAGGTTATCTAGGGTTTGGTAATCGTCCTCGCATACCGCTCGGTTCAGCTCCTCGCTTTCTCCATTGTCGTCTTCATCTTCTTTGGGCTGGAGCATGGAGAACATTTTAGTGATATCCATCAGGCTCatcttttttggtttgtctCTCATGTACCGCTTTCATCATAAATGGCAAAGCCAAAGATCTACGGGAGAACAAACCCACCACCGGGTTAGAACCAGCCCCCTGACGCCAACGCCATCTTTGTATTATCACTTTTTGAACACACAATTTAAGGAAggtgctcaaaaaaaaaagacaaataacatTGGGTCGTGATGCTGCTGACATGCTTCTCGCCCTGCCGCCGCGCGTGAGGCAATGCACGCCGGCAAAGGGCTGAGGCAAAGACGGAGGTCGTGGCTGTAGCACGTACGCGGGCCACCTGCCCTTAAACCGCTGTGATCGAGAACATGCTGAGATGCGGCGTTGGGGTTCAAACGCTGCGTGGGGGAGCTCAcagccatttattttttaaaattatttaatgctgCGCTGCTAGCCCCTGAGGTGCTAGAGGGTGTGAGACTACTCACGAGATACTCACACCTTGAGCTCAGGAAGGCTCCTGGGTGGCCACAGGCTCTGCAAGGGCTCTGCACCCCACAGCGGATGAAGCCCCCCGTGCCCAAACCCTGAGAAGTCACCCCATCCAGCCATTCTCCGGGGGAGCTGCCGCGTGAAGAGCACGTTGGGACACAGCAGGAATCAACTCTGCTTCGCGTCGGCcccagctgctgttggacaCCTCAGCAGCACCGGCACTTCCAGGTTTTTTGGGACCCACGGAAACCTCGGAGAAGTTTTCATTTAGAGGCTGGCAGCTTTGGAGGGTTTTTACACCCTGCCACCTGCTAAAGGGATGggatttcaaaacagaagatgaagGGAAGGTGAACGGGGCTGGTTTGATAAAGGACTTTCAGCATCGCCCTTCCCGAAACAACGTCGGCGTTTGAATTCAGCAAACCGTCCCCTCTCTCCTGCCTACTCGAGCCTGAGGAGCGCGGCTGCGAGAAGGGTCGGGGATTTCTATAACGGCGGGTATGGGGTGGCGGGAGGAAGGTGAGGGGGTGCTGAGCTGGTCGCACCGGAGCTGGGACCCAACCCCAGCCCTTTGCCGGGTGCCTGGTGCAGGATCTGGCCTCGCCGTGGCCGAgcggcagcagggagagggacaTGATGCCCCGGCCGGCACCTGAGCAGCTGGGAAACGCCGTCTGCCGGGAAGGGTGCAGGAATTTCTCGCCATGTCGCAGCCCCTCGGATTTCCTCGGGGAGAGGCGGccatggcagagctggggcaccCCAGGCGCCTCCCCTGATCCTCCCTCGGAGGAGGCAAGGGGCTGCACCGAGCAATTAACCTCTTTCTGCAAACGAGCCTGGTGGTAACGAGGAAATCTGGAAAAGCGTAAAACCAGCTGTGACGTTTCCTGACCACACAACTAAACATCTCCCGAGGTACGTCACTTTGACAGCGTAAGCACTCCCGGGAGGAGCTCGCAGATCGTCCCCAACCAGCAGAGCCCAAAGCAGAGGTGTCACCTCTTGAGCTGAAGGAAGCTGTCCATGCATCTGCAGACCCCCCAAAAAGGGGTTATGACTTGAGCTAAAGGTGACAGAGAATATATTCTCGCTTTTATAACTGGTTACCGCGTTACCTTCAGTCGCCCGATGCTTCCCGGGCGTCGCTTCGCTGCTGCCTTACCTTTGGGAGGCAGGTGATGCTCACAGCCGGGGCGGCCCCAGGGCGAGCTCTTCCTTggtttaaacaaacaaaaataaaaataaaaggagagaaagagagaggctCTTGCTGCGCTGGGGATGGACGTCCGCTCTGTGTGACCGGAACGGCGCAGGCTGTCAAGCTCACAGCTGAAATGCCACCGTGGGGAGAAGGGCCGGGGCCCTGGGGCTAATTTTAGCCCCTCAGGGGTTTTATCTTACCACTTCCATTCTTGGAAAGTTCCCCCCTGGGTAAATATAGAGAGGGGCAGCGCGGCGGGGGGAGGCTGGGACAGGTGCTGGAGGCTGCTTGGCCCATCCGAGCAGAGGCAAAGCGTTCGCTTCAGTGTTTCCGTGCGGACATGGCAGGGTGCCGGGCGGGTCGAGTCCCTGCCTCTTCCTTACCTTCCTTGTCTCCGATCGCCCAAACGGATTCCCTCTTAACCCCTCTCCCGACCGCCTTGCCCACTTCCAGAGCAAACCAAACGACCATTCCCAACACCCAGAATTGTTTATTAAGCACAGGAAGGACAAAAGGCACCGAGGACGGTGCAGGTTTCTCGCCCGAGCTGCTCCTTAGGCTTCCCTCCCAGAACAAACCACTCCTTTGGCTTCAGAAAATGAAGCGGCACGTAGCAAGGCAGAAAACTTCACAGGAGCAAACGAAACAAGCGGGGAGCAGTGTTCGGGCTGTCTTATCAAAAAGCTGTCAGCTGGTAAGTGTAATCCTATTTTATCCAGGTCCCTTTAAACCTTTTCCAAACTTTCTCGGCGGTGGAGCAGGAACGGTCGGTCTGCCAGTTTGAAGCAGCGTTATCAGCCGTACTAGATAACGAGAGGGGAACCACATTATCCAGCAGAAAAATCTCCACTGCGGCAAGAAGGAAAATCGGGGGGCTCTGCAAACCATTTATGACGTCCCCGCCCTCCCCACCGCACTCACGGTTTGTAGTCACactgggaaaagcaggaaaatgtcCAATATCGATATCAGCTTCCTCAGAGCTTCACTCTCCCCAAATTCACTCAAAAATAGATTGTTACTTCAAAAAAGGTCAGTTTGCCAAAGTAAACGCTATGAATGGAATTATCGCGTAGGAGAAATGCGGATCGACATCGGAGCGAAAGCGGGGAGTTCAGGGTCTATTAAGAGTCAAGAAGCTGCAACCACAACGgggatgctgcagaaaaaaaaaaaagcccagcctggctggaaACCCCTTCAAcacaatgcagaaataaaagcagcaattaaaaagtcagtgttttgtaatggggaaaaaaaggggataCAGACAACAAAATGAAGGCACGTTAGAAAATACGAAACGTAGGAAACTGTGAGGGAACTTCCAGATGAAAGGAAAATCCTTGAAAGGAAGATTTAATGATGAACTGCATGTTCTTTTgatcttgctgctgctgtttagtTGTTaaccaagaaaagaaatgttggaaacaAGAGCAGCTCTTTGGAAAGCCCAAGGACTGCTAAGCCTGACTTATTCCGGATTAACTTCCCAGCGCTTCCAACACGGGGAAGGCCGAGGGGTCGGGGGAGCCTTCGCCTTCTGCCGAGGCTGCAGGGGCGAGCGGGCTCCAGGCAAAGCAACTCCTGTAACGGAGAGGTGATAACTGGGGAAGAATTAAAGGGTGGAAATATATTTGATGCCAGTCGAGAAGGTTTTTTTGGGAAGGTAAATCCTGTCCAAAGTTGCTTCCATTAAATAGATTATAGTTATTAACGCAGCTGAAAGGAGGTAATGAGCTTTCTGATTTAACACCGCTAAGCATTCTGATTTAAAAGTTTAGTGCTGAA encodes:
- the ASB12 gene encoding ankyrin repeat and SOCS box protein 12, producing the protein MRDKPKKMSLMDITKMFSMLQPKEDEDDNGESEELNRAVCEDDYQTLDNLLCQDRYKRFINRRSGWGVPSTPLRLAATWGRVRSVKVLLAHGAEVDSLDVKAQTPLFMAVSNGHRECVKVLLDAGASPAGSIYNNCSPLLIAARDGDVDILRQLLDHGAETNVQARLPEWAANSVACSGPLYLAAAYGHLECFKTLLLYGADPDYNCTEERVIAQIKEPKTLLETCLRHGCRSEFIQLLIDFGANVYLPNLAADETAPRSKGLELLLQARAHPKSLMSQSRLAMRRLLRQAGRPHALSELEIPTVLANYLRHQP